Genomic window (Jeotgalibaca ciconiae):
AGATTGATTTGATACACGTTAATACAACAGCGGTACTTGAAGGGATATACTTAAAGAAACAATTAAAAGCACCGATTGTTTGGCATATTCATGAAATATTATTGAAACCTAAATTTATGTATCATTTATTAAATTTCTTAATAGGGAAATGTTCAGATACGATTGTTGTTGTATCTGAAGCCGTTAAAGCACACGTATGTCAATCTAAATTTGTAAATCCAGAAAAAGTAAAGGTCATTTATAATGGGATTAACAACCAAGAGTTTCATCCTAAAAACGAGACAGAGTATTTAAGAAATGAACTACATATTCCCCATGACTCTGTTATTGTTGGGATGATTGGTCGAGTGAATGCTTGGAAAGGACAAGGCGACTTTTTATCAGCTGTTGAACCGATACTTGCAAAGTATGACGATGTCTATGCTTTGATGGTTGGCGGAGTCTTTGAAGGGGAAGAATGGCGGATGGAAGAGTTAAAATCCAAGGTTGCCCAATCTTCAAATAAAGAGAGGATTATAATCCAGGACTTCCGTAAAGACACACCAAATATTCATAACTTGTTTGATATATTTATCTTACCGAGTACAAATCCGGATCCGTTACCAACTGTTGTGCTAGAATCAATGGCTTCAGGAAAACCAGTGATTAGTTATAATCATGGTGGAGCAATGGAAATGGTTCGAGAAGACGTAAATGGTCTCTTTTCAAAAGCAGGAGTTCCATCGGGAATTACATCTAATATTGAATTACTTCTAGATGATTCCAAATTAAGAGAAAAAATGGGACGTAATTCAGCCGAAAGACAGGCAACACTATTCTCTCTAGTCTCCTATGTAAAAAACTTCCAAGATTTATATGATTGTTTTTAGTTTCTGGTAGGAGTATTTAGAAAAAATATCAATTTGTATCCTAAGTGAAATCTTTTAGGTGAATAATATTCAAGCCGAAGTGAGCTAATCCTCACTTTGGCTTTTTTTCAAAATGGTTAAGGGATAAATAGTTTGTTTACTAATCGAAAATTTAATAATGAAAATAGTTCTTGAACAATTCATACTTCTGGAATGAGAATATGAGATAAAAGGGCAACACTTACCCTTGTATGTAAATTCCGATTATAGCGGTATCTTTAAGGAATTCTGATTGAATTGTGAAAGAAATATGATAAAGAAAATGGAAATATATAATTTTAGGAAAAAATGACGAATTTTATCGAAGAAATATGGTAGAATGTTGAGAGCACCATTGTTTAACTAATAAGGAAATATTTTTGTTAGCTTAAAATACGTTAAGAAAGTTAGGGACTCATATGTATAAATTATCGAATAAAGG
Coding sequences:
- a CDS encoding glycosyltransferase family 4 protein — its product is MKNILYLHAGAEMYGADKVLLELLKGLDKSQYNPIVVLPNDGVLVNALREEGITTEVIPYPILRRKFFNPKGILDYSSSYIKYSKEIIKLVANTKIDLIHVNTTAVLEGIYLKKQLKAPIVWHIHEILLKPKFMYHLLNFLIGKCSDTIVVVSEAVKAHVCQSKFVNPEKVKVIYNGINNQEFHPKNETEYLRNELHIPHDSVIVGMIGRVNAWKGQGDFLSAVEPILAKYDDVYALMVGGVFEGEEWRMEELKSKVAQSSNKERIIIQDFRKDTPNIHNLFDIFILPSTNPDPLPTVVLESMASGKPVISYNHGGAMEMVREDVNGLFSKAGVPSGITSNIELLLDDSKLREKMGRNSAERQATLFSLVSYVKNFQDLYDCF